In the Haliaeetus albicilla chromosome 7, bHalAlb1.1, whole genome shotgun sequence genome, one interval contains:
- the LOC138685919 gene encoding heat shock protein 30C-like, whose product MLCRLHFMPPASSSLFPWLGPVRTLWPHPSTLFAELERELRLEMERAREFMSSFEQFLSSGSSPSRIGIAAERAPSTSAALTQGSGEGFSVCQDVKDFAPEQLSVKVVGRKVVLVGQKETQSTDEKGSFSYKYEVLKREWDVPEEVDAEALTCSLSKEGQLRIEAPRLALPAAPERNVPIQMGPAVAQLAASTDDGAERAKA is encoded by the coding sequence ATGCTTTGCCGCCTGCACTTCATGCCGCCTGCGTCCAGCTCGCTGTTCCCGTGGCTGGGACCTGTCCGCACCCTCTGGCCGCATCCAAGCACCCTCTTCGCCGAGCTGGAGCGAGAGCTGCGGCTGGAGATGGAGAGAGCTCGGGAGTTCATGAGCAGCTTCGagcagttcctgagcagcgggagcagccccagccggATCGGCATTGCCGCGGAGCGAGCCCCGAGCACCAGCGCAGCCCTGACCCAGGGCTCCGGGGAAGGCTTCTCCGTCTGCCAGGACGTGAAGGACTTTGCGCCCGAGCAGCTGTCGGTGAAGGTGGTGGGCAGGAAGGTGGTGCTGGTGGGGCAGAAGGAGACGCAGAGCACGGACGAGAAGggctccttctcctacaagTACGAGGTGCTGAAGCGGGAGTGGGACGTGCCCGAAGAGGTGGATGCCGAGGCGCTGACATGCTCCCTGTCCAAGGAAGGGCAGCTCCGCATCGAAGCCCCCAGGCTGGCCCTGCCGGCTGCTCCGGAGAGGAATGTGCCCATCCAGATGGGGCCAGCAGTGGCACAGCTGGCAGCCAGCACCGACGACGGAGCCGAGCGTGCCAAGGCGTGA
- the DHX58 gene encoding ATP-dependent RNA helicase DHX58 isoform X1 translates to MELRGYQREAVAPALRGRNSIIWLPTGAGKTRAAVHVCRRHLESRRGGRVAVLVNKVHLVDQHAKKEFHVLQDAFKVTAISGDSHHKSFFACMVKQSDVVICTAQILQNALVSGEEDMHVELTDFSLLVIDECHHTHKEGVYNKIMLNYLQHKLSGQQGLPQVLGLTASPGTGGATSFEGAVEHILQICANLDTEKIMSAQEEVQHLQSHVPQPRKQYDLCQEREQDPFGEQLKKMMEQIQQYMEMPGLPQDFGTQIYEQRIMELEKRAAETFCRKMRVCAVHLRKYNDALLINDTVRMIDAFQCLQEFYTAERDTKDPTERFLTTTFEENRMSLQALARDRRYENPRLGKLEEILQERFQPPGTARGIVFTKTRQSAHSLLSWLQDTATLCGQHIRAAVLTGAGYSNQTKHMTQNEQQDVIKLFREGALNLLFSTSVAEEGLDIPECNIVVRYGLMTNEIAMVQARGRARAEDSVYSVLAKANSREVSRELLNENLVELMERAIRAVQAMPEQEYSLKPCAASCPPHCPASHCLLQIRDLQEVAVASWLMKESRIRERRQLHDPDDVYLYCVNCNVAVCRGSDIRTVEGMHHVNINPNFRVYYRVSGKIQFQRTFKDWEPGCRIMCSECSQDWGMEMIYRQVKLPILCIKNFVVETPAEKRRYKKWSAVTFPVKEFDYLEYCSNPHGQSF, encoded by the exons ATGGAGCTGCGGGGGTACCAGCGGGAGGCGGTGGCCCCGGCCCTGCGCGGCCGCAACAGCATCATCTGGCTGCCCACGGGCGCCGGCAAGACCCGCGCGGCCGTCCACGTCTGCCGGCGGCACCTGGAGAGCCGGCGGGGCGGCAGGGTGGCCGTCCTGGTCAACAAG GTGCATCTGGTGGACCAGCACGCCAAGAAGGAGTTCCACGTGCTGCAGGACGCCTTCAAGGTGACGGCCATCAGCGGGGACAGCCACCACAAGTCCTTCTTCGCCTGCATGGTGAAGCAGAGCGACGTCGTCATCTGCACGGCCCAGATCCTGCAGAACGCGCTGGTCAGCGGGGAGGAAGACATGCACGTGGAGCTGACGG ATTTCTCGCTGCTGGTGATAGACGAGTGCCACCACACACACAAGGAGGGTGTCTACAACAAAATCATGCTGAATTACCTCCAGCACAAGCTTAGCGGGCAGCAGGGCCTGCCGCAGGTCCTGGGCCTGACGGCGTCCCCCGGCACCGGGGGGGCAACCTCCTTCGAGGGAGCCGTAGAGCACATCCTTCAG ATCTGTGCCAACCTGGACACCGAGAAAATCATGTCGGCGCAGGAGGAGGTGCAGCACCTGCAGAGCCACGTCCCCCAGCCCAGGAAGCAGTACGACCTGTGCCAGGAGAGAGAGCAG gaCCCCTTTGGCGAGCAGCTGAAGAAGATGATGGAGCAGATCCAGCAGTACATGGAGATGCCTGGCCTGCCACAGGACTTCGGCACGCAGATTTACGAGCAGCGCATTATGGAgctggagaagagag CGGCAGAGACGTTTTGTCGCAAGATGCGGGTGTGCGCAGTGCACCTGCGCAAGTACAATGACGCATTGCTGATCAACGACACGGTGCGGATGATCGACGCCTTCCAGTGCCTCCAGGAGTTCTACACTGCTGAGAGGGACACAAAGGACCCCACCGAACGGTTCCTCACCACCACGTTTGAGG AAAACAGGATGAGCTTGCAGGCGCTTGCCAGGGACCGGCGCTACGAGAACCCCAGGCTGGGCAAACTGGAGGAGATCCTGCAGGAGCGCTTCCAGCCCCCAGGCACCGCTCGTGGCATCGTCTTCACCAAGACTCGGCAGAGTGCCCACAGCCTGCTCAGCTGGCTGCAGGACACGGCCACGCTCTGTGGCCAGCACATCAGGGCCGCCGTCCTCACTGGTGCTGGCTACAGCAACCAGACCAAGCACATGACGCAG AACGAGCAGCAGGACGTGATCAAGCTGTTCCGCGAGGGAGCCCTCAACCTGCTCTTCTCCACCAGCGTGGCTGAGGAGGGCCTGGATATCCCCGAGTGTAACATTGTGGTCCGTTATGGGCTGATGACCAACGAGATCGCCATGGTGCAG GCCCGGGGCCGTGCCCGTGCCGAAGACAGTGTCTACTCCGTCCTTGCCAAAGCCAACAGCAGAGAGGTCTCTCGTGAGCTGCTCAATGAGAACCTTGTGGAGCTCATGGAGAGGGCGATCAGAGCAGTGCAGGCCATGCCTGAGCAGGAGTACAGCCTCAAG CCCTGTGCTGCCTCCTGTCCTCCCCACTGTCCTGCCTCCCACTGCCTTCTGCAGATCAGGGACCTGCAGGAAGTTGCCGTTGCCAGCTGGCTAATGAAGGAGTCCAGGATCAGAGAGAGGCGGCAGCTGCACGACCCGGACGATGTGTACCTCTACTGCGTCAACTGCAACGTGGCGGTGTGCCGTGGCAGCGACATCCGCACTGTGGAGGGCATGCACCACGTTAACATCAACCCCAACTTCAG GGTGTACTACAGAGTTTCTGGGAAAATACAGTTCCAGCGGACTTTCAAGGACTGGGAGCCCGGCTGCCGCATCATGTGCAGTGAGTGCAGCCAG GACTGGGGAATGGAGATGATCTACCGACAGGTGAAGCTGCCCATCCTCTGCATCAAAAACTTTGTGGTGGAGACACCGGCTGAGAAGAGGAGGTACAAGAAATGGAGTGCCGTGACATTCCCTGTCAAGGAGTTTGACTACCTGGAGTACTGCTCCAACCCCCATGGCCAGTCCTTCTAG
- the KAT2A gene encoding histone acetyltransferase KAT2A: MAEPEAAQPGRPPPGPGTATGSGAAGGAGSSDPARPGLSQQQRASQRKAQVRGFPRGKKLEKLGVFSACKANDACKCNGWKNPNPPTAPRMDLQQPVTNLSEPCRSCSHALADHVSHLENVSEEEINRLLGMVVDVENLFMSVHKEEDTDTKQVYFYLFKLLRKCILQMSQPVVEGSLGSPPFEKPNIEQGVLNFVQYKFSHLPPKERQTMYELSKMFLLCLNYWKLETPSQFRQRSQNDDVATYKVNYTRWLCYCHVPQSCDSLPRYETTHVFGRSLLKSIFTVTRRQLLEKFRVEKDKLVPEKRTLILTHFPKFLSMLEEEIYGENSPIWEADFTVPAAEGAQLVSRPAAVSTVAVPTTPLFSKKLSNSSSAVSMDASTPEPLPGEKRKLPESLTLEDAKRIRVMGDIPMELVNEVMLTITDPAAMLGPETSLLSANAARDETARLEERRGIIEFHVIGNSLSQKSNKKILMWLVGLQNVFSHQLPRMPKEYITRLVFDPKHKTLALIKDGRVIGGICFRMFPTQGFTEIVFCAVTSNEQVKGYGTHLMNHLKEYHIKHNILYFLTYADEYAIGYFKKQGFSKDIKVPKSRYLGYIKDYEGATLMECELNPRIPYTELSHIIKKQKEIIKKLIERKQAQIRKVYPGLTCFKEGVRQIPIESVPGIRETGWKPLGKEKGKELKDPDQLYNTLKNLLAQIKTHPSAWPFMEPVKKSEAPDYYEIIRFPIDLKTMTERLKNRYYVTKKLFIADLQRIITNCREYNPPDSDYCKCANTLEKFFYFKLKEGGLIDK; encoded by the exons ATGGCGGAGCCGGAGGCCGCGCAGCCCGGGCGGCCCCCGCCGGGCCCGGGGACGGCgacggggagcggggcggcgggaggagcGGGGTCGAGCGATCCGGCGCGACCCGGGCTGAGCCAGCAACAGCGGGCGAGCCAGCGCAAGGCGCAGGTGCGGGGGTTCCCCCGCGGCAAGAAGCTGGAGAAGCTGGGGGTCTTCTCGGCCTGCAAG GCCAATGATGCCTGCAAGTGCAATGGCTGGAAGAACCCCAACCCTCCCACCGCCCCTCGCATGGACCTGCAGCAGCCGGTGACCAACCTGAGCGAGCCCTGCCGGAGCTGCAGCCATGCACTGG CGGACCACGTGTCCCACCTGGAGAATGTCTCAGAGGAGGAGATCAACCGGCTGCTGGGCATGGTGGTGGACGTGGAAAACCTCTTTATGTCGGTGCACAAGGAGGAGGACACGGACACCAAGCAGGTGTATTTCTACCTGTTCAAG CTCCTGCGGAAATGCATCCTGCAGATGAGCCAGCCTGTGGTCgaggggtccctggggagcccCCCCTTTGAGAAACCAAACATTGAGCAG GGAGTCCTCAACTTCGTCCAGTACAAGTTCAGCCACTTGCCACCCAAGGAGCGGCAGACCATGTACGAACTCTCCAAGATGTTCCTGCTCTGCCTCAACTACTGGAAGCTGGAGACGCCCTCCCAGTTTCGGCAGCGCTCCCAGAATGACGATGTGGCCACCTACAAGGTCAACTACACAAG GTGGCTGTGCTACTGCCATGTGCCACAAAGCTGCGACAGCCTTCCCCGCTACGAGACCACCCACGTCTTCGGGCGCAGTCTCCTGAAGTCCATCTTCACAGTCACCCGCCGGCAGCTGCTGGAGAAGTTCCGGGTGGAGAAGGACAAGCTGGTGCCAGAAAAGCGGACGCTGATCCTCACCCACTTCCCCAA gtTCCTGTccatgctggaggaggagaTCTACGGCGAGAACTCTCCCATCTGGGAGGCTGATTTCACCGTGCCAGCTGCAGAGGGTGCCCAGCTGGTGTCTCGCCCAG CCGCGGTCAGCACCGTCGCCGTGCCCACCACTCCGCTCTTCAGCAAGAAGCTCagcaacagcagctctgcagtgagCATGGATGCCAGCACCCCGGAGCCCCTGCCAG GGGAGAAGCGGAAGCTGCCTGAGAGCCTGACACTGGAAGATGCCAAGCGGATCCGTGTCATGGGAGACATCCCCATGGAGCTGGTGAACGAGGTCATGCTGACCATCACGGACCCCGCTGCCATGCTGGGCCCTGAG accAGCCTGCTGTCGGCAAATGCGGCACGGGACGAGACGGCCCGGCTGGAGGAGCGCCGCGGCATCATCGAGTTCCACGTCATCGGCAACTCGCTCTCGCAGAAGTCCAACAAGAAGATCCTGATGTGGCTGGTGGGCTTGCAGAATGTCTTCTCGCACCAGCTGCCCCGCATGCCCAAGGAGTACATCACCCGCCTCGTCTTTGACCC GAAGCACAAGACCCTGGCACTGATCAAGGACGGCCGAGTGATCGGGGGGATCTGCTTCCGCATGTTCCCCACCCAGGGCTTCACGGAGATCGTCTTCTGCGCTGTCACATCCAACGAGCAAGTGAAG GGCTATGGGACACACCTGATGAACCACCTGAAGGAGTACCACATCAAGCACAACATCCTCTACTTCCTCACCTATGCGGACGAGTATGCCATCGGCTACTTCAAGAAGCAG GGCTTTTCCAAGGACATCAAGGTCCCCAAGAGCCGCTACCTGGGCTACATCAAGGACTACGAGGGGGCAACCCTGATGGAGTGTGAGCTGAACCCCCGCATCCCCTACACCGAGCTCTCCCACATCATCAAGAAGCAGAAGGAG ATCATCAAGAAGCTGATTGAGAGGAAGCAGGCGCAGATCCGCAAGGTCTACCCTGGCCTGACCTGCTTCAAGGAGGGTGTGCGGCAGATCCCCATCGAGAGCGTCCCCGGCATCC GAGAAACGGGATGGAAACcactggggaaggagaaggg AAAAGAGCTGAAGGATCCGGACCAGCTCTACAACACCCTGAAGAACCTCCTGGCCCAGATCAAG aCCCACCCCAGCGCGTGGCCTTTCATGGAGCCAGTGAAGAAGTCGGAGGCGCCAGACTACTATGAAATCATCCGCTTCCCCATCG aCCTGAAGACCATGACCGAGCGCCTGAAGAACCGCTACTACGTCACCAAGAAGCTGTTCATTGCCGACCTGCAGCGCATCATCACCAACTGCCGCGAGTACAACCCGCCTGACAGTGACTACTGCAAGTGTGCCAACACCCTGGAGAAGTTCTTCTACTTCAAGCTCAAGGAGGGGGGGCTCATCGACAAGTAG
- the HSPB9 gene encoding heat shock protein beta-9 has protein sequence MLCRMHLAPFASSSLASRLGTVRTLWPHAETIFTELQQEMEKAREFMSSFEQLLSSHGATALERAPSTSAALTQGSGEGFSVCQDVKNFAPEQLSVKVVGRKVVLVGQKETQNVDEKGSFSYKYEVLKREWDVPEEVDAEALTCSLSKEGQLRIEAPRLALPAAPERNVPIQVSPAAPQPGPASEDGATNKAQV, from the coding sequence atgCTTTGCCGAATGCATCTCGCACCATTCGCCTCCAGCTCCCTGGCCTCCCGGCTGGGCACAGTGAGGACCCTCTGGCCGCACGCTGAGACCATCTTCactgagctgcagcaggagatggagaaagCTCGGGAATTCATGAGCAGCTTCGAGCAGCTCCTGAGCAGCCACGGAGCCACTGCCTTGGAGCGAGCCCCGAGCACCAGCGCAGCCCTGACCCAGGGCTCCGGGGAAGGCTTCTCCGTCTGCCAGGACGTGAAGAACTTTGCACCGGAGCAGCTGTCGGTGAAGGTGGTGGGCAGGAAGGTGGTGCTGGTGGGGCAGAAGGAGACGCAGAACGTCGATGAGAAGggctccttctcctacaagTACGAGGTGCTGAAGCGCGAGTGGGACGTGCCCGAAGAGGTGGATGCCGAGGCGCTGACATGCTCCCTGTCCAAGGAAGGGCAGCTCCGCATCGAAGCCCCCAGGCTGGCCCTGCCGGCTGCTCCAGAGAGGAACGTGCCCATCCAGgtcagccctgcagccccacagcctgGACCAGCCTCCGAGGATGGAGCCACCAACAAAGCCCAGGTGTAA
- the RAB5C gene encoding ras-related protein Rab-5C isoform X2, with translation MAGRGGAARPNGPAAGNKICQFKLVLLGESAVGKSSLVLRFVKGQFHEYQESTIGAAFLTQTVCLDDTTVKFEIWDTAGQERYHSLAPMYYRGAQAAIVVYDITNTDTFVRAKNWVKELQRQASPNIVIALAGNKADLATKRAVDFQDAQTYADDNSLLFMETSAKTAMNVNEIFMAIAKKLPKNEPQNAPGGPGRNRVVDLQESSQPSRSQCCSN, from the exons ATGGCAGGTCGAGGTGGAGCTGCTCGACCGAATGGACCAGCTGCTGGAAACAAAATCTGCCAGTTTAAACTTGTTCTCCTGGGAGAGTCAGCAGTGGGGAAGTCCAGCCTTGTTCTGCGCTTTGTGAAGGGGCAGTTCCATGAGTACCAGGAGAGCACGATTGGAG CTGCCTTCCTAACACAGACAGTCTGTCTGGATGACACAACGGTGAAGTTTGAAATATGGGATACAGCAGGGCAAGAGCGGTATCACAGCCTGGCGCCAATGTATTACCGAGGTGCCCAGGCAGCCATTGTTGTCTACGACATCACTAACACA GACACATTTGTACGAGCCAAGAACTGGGTGAAAGAGTTGCAGAGGCAGGCTAGCCCCAATATTGTAATTGCACTAGCAGGAAACAAGGCAGACCTTGCTACCAAGAGAGCTGTGGACTTCCAG GATGCACAAACATATGCAGATGACAACAGCTTGCTCTTCATGGAGACGTCAGCAAAGACAGCGATGAATGTGAATGAAATCTTCATGGCAATAG CCAAGAAACTGCCAAAAAATGAACCGCAGAATGCTCCTGGTGGCCCAGGTAGGAATCGGGTGGTTGACCTTCAGGAGAGCAGTCAGCCTAGCAGGAGCCAGTGCTGCAGCAATTGA
- the DHX58 gene encoding ATP-dependent RNA helicase DHX58 isoform X2, with amino-acid sequence MELRGYQREAVAPALRGRNSIIWLPTGAGKTRAAVHVCRRHLESRRGGRVAVLVNKVHLVDQHAKKEFHVLQDAFKVTAISGDSHHKSFFACMVKQSDVVICTAQILQNALVSGEEDMHVELTDFSLLVIDECHHTHKEGVYNKIMLNYLQHKLSGQQGLPQVLGLTASPGTGGATSFEGAVEHILQICANLDTEKIMSAQEEVQHLQSHVPQPRKQYDLCQEREQDPFGEQLKKMMEQIQQYMEMPGLPQDFGTQIYEQRIMELEKRAAETFCRKMRVCAVHLRKYNDALLINDTVRMIDAFQCLQEFYTAERDTKDPTERFLTTTFEENRMSLQALARDRRYENPRLGKLEEILQERFQPPGTARGIVFTKTRQSAHSLLSWLQDTATLCGQHIRAAVLTGAGYSNQTKHMTQNEQQDVIKLFREGALNLLFSTSVAEEGLDIPECNIVVRYGLMTNEIAMVQARGRARAEDSVYSVLAKANSREVSRELLNENLVELMERAIRAVQAMPEQEYSLKIRDLQEVAVASWLMKESRIRERRQLHDPDDVYLYCVNCNVAVCRGSDIRTVEGMHHVNINPNFRVYYRVSGKIQFQRTFKDWEPGCRIMCSECSQDWGMEMIYRQVKLPILCIKNFVVETPAEKRRYKKWSAVTFPVKEFDYLEYCSNPHGQSF; translated from the exons ATGGAGCTGCGGGGGTACCAGCGGGAGGCGGTGGCCCCGGCCCTGCGCGGCCGCAACAGCATCATCTGGCTGCCCACGGGCGCCGGCAAGACCCGCGCGGCCGTCCACGTCTGCCGGCGGCACCTGGAGAGCCGGCGGGGCGGCAGGGTGGCCGTCCTGGTCAACAAG GTGCATCTGGTGGACCAGCACGCCAAGAAGGAGTTCCACGTGCTGCAGGACGCCTTCAAGGTGACGGCCATCAGCGGGGACAGCCACCACAAGTCCTTCTTCGCCTGCATGGTGAAGCAGAGCGACGTCGTCATCTGCACGGCCCAGATCCTGCAGAACGCGCTGGTCAGCGGGGAGGAAGACATGCACGTGGAGCTGACGG ATTTCTCGCTGCTGGTGATAGACGAGTGCCACCACACACACAAGGAGGGTGTCTACAACAAAATCATGCTGAATTACCTCCAGCACAAGCTTAGCGGGCAGCAGGGCCTGCCGCAGGTCCTGGGCCTGACGGCGTCCCCCGGCACCGGGGGGGCAACCTCCTTCGAGGGAGCCGTAGAGCACATCCTTCAG ATCTGTGCCAACCTGGACACCGAGAAAATCATGTCGGCGCAGGAGGAGGTGCAGCACCTGCAGAGCCACGTCCCCCAGCCCAGGAAGCAGTACGACCTGTGCCAGGAGAGAGAGCAG gaCCCCTTTGGCGAGCAGCTGAAGAAGATGATGGAGCAGATCCAGCAGTACATGGAGATGCCTGGCCTGCCACAGGACTTCGGCACGCAGATTTACGAGCAGCGCATTATGGAgctggagaagagag CGGCAGAGACGTTTTGTCGCAAGATGCGGGTGTGCGCAGTGCACCTGCGCAAGTACAATGACGCATTGCTGATCAACGACACGGTGCGGATGATCGACGCCTTCCAGTGCCTCCAGGAGTTCTACACTGCTGAGAGGGACACAAAGGACCCCACCGAACGGTTCCTCACCACCACGTTTGAGG AAAACAGGATGAGCTTGCAGGCGCTTGCCAGGGACCGGCGCTACGAGAACCCCAGGCTGGGCAAACTGGAGGAGATCCTGCAGGAGCGCTTCCAGCCCCCAGGCACCGCTCGTGGCATCGTCTTCACCAAGACTCGGCAGAGTGCCCACAGCCTGCTCAGCTGGCTGCAGGACACGGCCACGCTCTGTGGCCAGCACATCAGGGCCGCCGTCCTCACTGGTGCTGGCTACAGCAACCAGACCAAGCACATGACGCAG AACGAGCAGCAGGACGTGATCAAGCTGTTCCGCGAGGGAGCCCTCAACCTGCTCTTCTCCACCAGCGTGGCTGAGGAGGGCCTGGATATCCCCGAGTGTAACATTGTGGTCCGTTATGGGCTGATGACCAACGAGATCGCCATGGTGCAG GCCCGGGGCCGTGCCCGTGCCGAAGACAGTGTCTACTCCGTCCTTGCCAAAGCCAACAGCAGAGAGGTCTCTCGTGAGCTGCTCAATGAGAACCTTGTGGAGCTCATGGAGAGGGCGATCAGAGCAGTGCAGGCCATGCCTGAGCAGGAGTACAGCCTCAAG ATCAGGGACCTGCAGGAAGTTGCCGTTGCCAGCTGGCTAATGAAGGAGTCCAGGATCAGAGAGAGGCGGCAGCTGCACGACCCGGACGATGTGTACCTCTACTGCGTCAACTGCAACGTGGCGGTGTGCCGTGGCAGCGACATCCGCACTGTGGAGGGCATGCACCACGTTAACATCAACCCCAACTTCAG GGTGTACTACAGAGTTTCTGGGAAAATACAGTTCCAGCGGACTTTCAAGGACTGGGAGCCCGGCTGCCGCATCATGTGCAGTGAGTGCAGCCAG GACTGGGGAATGGAGATGATCTACCGACAGGTGAAGCTGCCCATCCTCTGCATCAAAAACTTTGTGGTGGAGACACCGGCTGAGAAGAGGAGGTACAAGAAATGGAGTGCCGTGACATTCCCTGTCAAGGAGTTTGACTACCTGGAGTACTGCTCCAACCCCCATGGCCAGTCCTTCTAG